In a single window of the Streptomyces sp. NBC_00094 genome:
- a CDS encoding threonine/serine exporter ThrE family protein, which produces MVAEPDGSKGAPGEVPEDRKPQSDEARSAFVPPAGVEQPAPPEEEHPTSEFALPPGLTAEPPAEQEGSAFATPAGYSADAAQHSPPAFTPAYGVPLVRLPHGAPWQDRMRTMLRLPVGDRPMPEATRKEDEAGPSVPRVLDLTLRIGELLLAGGEGAEDVEAAMFVICRSYGLDRVEPTVTFTLLSVTYQPSLVDDPITANRTVRRRGTDYTRLAAVYTLLADINAQAHEVTPEEAYRRLAEIRRNRHPYPGWALTAAAGVLAGAASVLLGGGPTVFLVAALGAVLGDRLAWLCAGRGLPEFYQFLVAAMPPAAMGVLLTLLHADLRPSAVITGGLFALIPGRALVAAVQDGLTGFYITASARLLEVAYFFVAIVVGVLSVLYIAVQFDAQLNPEGALRAVERPVTQILASMVLCATFAILLQQSRATVLFATLNGGVAWVIYASIAVTAGGSTVMATAVAAGLVGLFGQLIARYHHTSSLPYVTAAIGPLLPGSATYFGVLAIAQNNLDQGFASLAKAAALALAIAIGVNLGGELARFFMAAPGAASARRAAKRTRGF; this is translated from the coding sequence GTGGTGGCGGAGCCGGACGGCTCGAAGGGTGCTCCGGGCGAGGTTCCGGAGGACCGGAAGCCGCAGTCGGACGAGGCGCGGAGCGCGTTCGTCCCGCCGGCCGGGGTCGAGCAGCCAGCGCCGCCGGAGGAGGAGCATCCGACCTCCGAGTTCGCGCTTCCCCCTGGGCTGACGGCGGAGCCGCCGGCGGAGCAGGAGGGTTCGGCGTTCGCGACGCCGGCCGGGTACTCGGCGGACGCGGCGCAGCACTCGCCGCCCGCTTTCACCCCGGCGTACGGGGTGCCCTTGGTGCGGCTGCCGCACGGTGCCCCGTGGCAGGACCGGATGCGGACCATGCTGCGGCTGCCGGTGGGTGACCGGCCGATGCCGGAGGCGACGCGCAAGGAGGACGAGGCGGGGCCCTCGGTGCCGCGCGTCCTCGACCTGACCCTGCGCATCGGCGAGCTGCTGCTCGCGGGCGGGGAGGGCGCGGAGGACGTCGAGGCGGCGATGTTCGTGATCTGCCGCTCGTACGGTCTTGACCGGGTCGAGCCGACGGTGACGTTCACCCTGCTCTCCGTCACGTACCAGCCGTCGCTCGTGGACGACCCGATCACGGCGAACCGGACGGTACGGCGCCGGGGCACGGACTACACGCGGCTCGCGGCGGTCTACACGCTGCTCGCCGACATCAACGCGCAGGCGCACGAGGTGACGCCCGAGGAGGCGTACCGGCGGCTTGCGGAGATACGGCGCAACCGGCATCCGTATCCGGGGTGGGCCCTGACGGCGGCGGCGGGCGTGCTGGCCGGTGCGGCCTCGGTGCTGCTCGGCGGCGGTCCGACGGTCTTCCTGGTGGCGGCGCTCGGCGCGGTGCTCGGCGACCGGCTGGCGTGGCTGTGCGCGGGGCGCGGGCTGCCGGAGTTCTACCAGTTCCTGGTGGCGGCGATGCCGCCTGCGGCGATGGGCGTGCTCCTGACGCTGCTCCACGCGGATCTGCGGCCTTCGGCGGTGATCACCGGTGGGCTGTTCGCGCTGATCCCGGGGCGGGCGCTGGTGGCGGCGGTGCAGGACGGTCTGACCGGTTTCTACATCACGGCCTCGGCCCGGCTCCTGGAGGTCGCGTACTTCTTCGTGGCGATCGTGGTGGGCGTGCTGTCCGTGCTGTACATCGCGGTGCAGTTCGACGCCCAGCTGAACCCGGAGGGGGCGCTGCGGGCGGTGGAGCGGCCGGTGACGCAGATCCTGGCGTCGATGGTGCTGTGCGCGACCTTCGCGATCCTGTTGCAGCAGTCGCGGGCGACGGTGCTCTTCGCGACGCTGAACGGTGGGGTCGCGTGGGTGATCTACGCGTCGATCGCGGTGACCGCGGGCGGGTCCACGGTGATGGCGACGGCCGTGGCGGCGGGTCTGGTGGGACTCTTCGGGCAGCTGATCGCCCGCTACCACCACACGTCCTCGCTGCCGTACGTGACGGCGGCGATCGGGCCGCTGCTGCCCGGTTCGGCGACGTACTTCGGGGTGCTCGCGATCGCCCAGAACAACCTGGACCAGGGCTTCGCCTCGCTGGCGAAGGCGGCGGCCCTGGCGCTGGCGATCGCGATCGGGGTGAACCTGGGAGGCGAGCTGGCGCGCTTCTTCATGGCGGCCCCCGGCGCGGCGTCGGCCCGACGGGCCGCCAAGCGCACCAGGGGCTTCTAG
- a CDS encoding DedA family protein yields MNTLALGPSWLDPDFLIDTFGPIGVLAIVFAESGLLIGFFLPGDSLLFTTGLLITTGKLDMPLWLMCTLIVAAAVIGDQVGYLFGRKVGPALFTRPNSKLFKQENVEKAHEFFEKHGPKSLILARFVPIVRTFTPIIAGVSKMNYRQFITFNIIGGLLWGAGVTLLGASLGKIEFVHQHIEAILILIVLISVVPIVIEYLRARSQSKKAKADDDQAGHGGHDAPGTPNPQGPRGRHAKR; encoded by the coding sequence GTGAACACGCTTGCCCTCGGACCGAGCTGGCTGGACCCCGACTTTCTGATCGATACCTTTGGTCCGATCGGTGTCCTGGCGATCGTCTTCGCCGAGTCCGGCCTCCTCATCGGGTTCTTCCTGCCCGGTGACTCGCTGCTCTTCACCACCGGTCTGCTGATCACGACCGGCAAGCTGGACATGCCGCTGTGGCTGATGTGCACGCTGATCGTGGCCGCGGCGGTCATCGGTGACCAGGTCGGATACCTCTTCGGACGCAAGGTCGGCCCGGCGCTCTTCACACGCCCCAACTCCAAGCTCTTCAAGCAGGAGAACGTGGAGAAGGCGCACGAGTTCTTCGAGAAGCACGGCCCGAAGTCGCTGATCCTGGCCCGCTTCGTCCCCATCGTGCGGACGTTCACGCCGATCATCGCCGGCGTCAGCAAGATGAACTACCGCCAGTTCATCACGTTCAACATCATCGGCGGTCTGCTGTGGGGCGCGGGCGTGACCCTGCTCGGCGCCTCCCTCGGCAAGATCGAGTTCGTGCACCAGCACATCGAGGCCATCCTCATCCTGATCGTGCTGATCTCGGTGGTCCCGATCGTGATCGAGTACCTCCGGGCCCGCTCCCAGTCGAAGAAGGCCAAGGCCGACGACGACCAGGCCGGCCACGGCGGTCACGACGCCCCCGGCACCCCCAACCCCCAGGGCCCCCGCGGCCGCCACGCCAAGCGCTAG
- a CDS encoding YbjQ family protein produces the protein MGIEEYGGGQGPHPDVMVVTTNDVPGFEVRQVIGEVFGLTVRSRHLGSQIGAGLKSMIGGELKGLTKTLVQTRNQAMERLVEQAQARGANAVLMFRFDVTEAADVGTEVCAYGTAVVIAPRA, from the coding sequence ATGGGCATCGAGGAGTACGGAGGCGGCCAGGGTCCGCACCCGGATGTGATGGTCGTGACGACGAACGACGTGCCGGGCTTCGAGGTCCGGCAGGTCATCGGTGAGGTCTTCGGGCTCACCGTGCGCTCCCGCCATCTGGGCAGCCAGATCGGCGCGGGACTCAAGTCGATGATCGGCGGTGAGCTGAAAGGTCTGACGAAGACACTGGTGCAGACCCGCAACCAGGCGATGGAACGGCTGGTGGAACAGGCCCAGGCGCGCGGCGCGAACGCCGTACTGATGTTCCGCTTCGACGTGACGGAGGCGGCGGACGTGGGCACGGAAGTGTGCGCGTACGGCACAGCCGTGGTGATCGCCCCGCGCGCCTGA
- a CDS encoding ion channel protein — MATDHVPPAPSPSPSEAPRLVQLRQIPPALAIGVGASLVLLGISALAEEFQGVLWNDLPDALGIGGYSSLWIIVMLTATGIAVGLVVWKVPGHAGPDPASGGLGGAPLAPGVVPGLLIAATFALAGGVSLGPENPIITANIALTYWLGRKAAPAVPAAAWVALASAATIGALFGTPVAAALVISEALAGQPGRGSLWDRLFAPLVAAGAGAMTTELLAEPTFDMGLPPLTDPGWGDLLASLTIASAAAVFGLASCYLFPYLHAVFGRLRHPMLMLPLGGLVLGLLGALGGQLTLFKGLDQVKELTTSIGSWSSGELAKLAVIKLFALLVAASCGFRGGRIFPAVFIGTAFGLLAQALVPEVHPAVAVSSAVLGVLLATTRLGWISLFTGAILAPSPAMLAVLCLASLPAWLIVSGRPQLELDEHGASLH; from the coding sequence GTGGCCACTGATCATGTTCCGCCCGCGCCGTCGCCCTCCCCTTCGGAGGCCCCCCGCCTGGTCCAGCTGCGGCAGATCCCGCCCGCGCTGGCGATCGGCGTCGGGGCGAGCCTGGTGCTCCTGGGGATCAGTGCCCTCGCGGAGGAGTTCCAGGGCGTGCTCTGGAACGACCTGCCGGACGCCCTCGGCATCGGCGGCTACTCCTCCCTCTGGATCATCGTCATGCTCACGGCGACCGGTATCGCCGTGGGCCTCGTCGTATGGAAGGTGCCGGGACACGCCGGCCCCGACCCGGCCTCCGGCGGTCTCGGCGGGGCGCCGCTCGCCCCCGGAGTGGTGCCGGGCCTGCTGATCGCGGCCACCTTCGCGCTGGCCGGCGGGGTCAGCCTCGGCCCCGAGAACCCGATCATCACGGCCAACATCGCCCTCACCTACTGGCTCGGCCGCAAGGCGGCGCCGGCGGTGCCCGCCGCCGCCTGGGTCGCCCTCGCCTCGGCCGCCACCATCGGCGCCCTCTTCGGTACGCCGGTGGCCGCCGCCCTCGTGATCTCCGAGGCCCTGGCGGGGCAGCCGGGCCGCGGCTCCCTCTGGGACCGCCTCTTCGCGCCGCTCGTCGCCGCCGGCGCCGGAGCGATGACCACGGAGCTGCTCGCCGAGCCGACCTTCGACATGGGGCTGCCGCCGCTGACCGACCCCGGTTGGGGCGACCTCCTCGCCTCCCTGACCATCGCCTCCGCCGCGGCCGTCTTCGGGCTGGCCTCCTGCTACCTCTTCCCCTACCTCCACGCCGTCTTCGGGCGGCTGCGCCACCCGATGCTGATGCTGCCCCTCGGCGGTCTCGTCCTCGGCCTCCTGGGCGCCCTCGGCGGGCAGCTGACCCTGTTCAAGGGGCTGGATCAGGTCAAGGAGCTCACCACCTCGATCGGCAGCTGGTCCTCCGGCGAGCTGGCCAAGCTGGCCGTGATCAAACTCTTCGCCCTCCTCGTCGCCGCCTCCTGCGGCTTCCGGGGCGGCCGCATCTTCCCCGCCGTCTTCATCGGGACCGCGTTCGGACTGCTCGCCCAGGCGCTCGTCCCCGAGGTCCACCCCGCCGTCGCCGTCTCCTCCGCCGTCCTCGGCGTCCTGCTCGCCACCACCCGGCTGGGCTGGATCAGCCTCTTCACCGGGGCCATCCTCGCCCCCTCCCCCGCGATGCTCGCCGTGCTCTGCCTGGCCTCTCTCCCGGCCTGGCTGATCGTCAGCGGACGTCCTCAGCTCGAGCTCGACGAACACGGCGCCTCCCTGCACTGA
- a CDS encoding glutamate decarboxylase, with the protein MPLHQGPDPSHPQHERRLALNPFFGEADPVGGMTEAPPRHRLPDRPLPPMSAYQIVHDELMLDGNSRLNLATFVTTWMEPQAGVLMAECRDKNMIDKDEYPRTAELERRCVAMLADLWNAPDPATAVGCSTTGSSEACMLAGMALKRRWAKRNADRYASGARPNLVMGVNVQVCWEKFCNFWEVEARLVPMEGDRFHLDAESAAALCDENTIGVVAVLGSTFDGSYEPVAEICATLDALQQRTGLDIPVHVDGASGAMIAPFLDEDLVWDFRLPRVSSINTSGHKYGLVYPGVGWALWRSPAELPEDLVFRVNYLGGDMPTFALNFSRPGAQVVAQYYTFLRLGREGYRAVQQTSRDVARGLAERIEAMGDFQLLTRGDQLPVFAFTTAPDVTSFDVFDVSRRLREKGWLVPAYTFPADREDLSVLRVVCRNGFSADLAGLFIEDLSRLLPELRRQPHPFTHDKDAATSFHH; encoded by the coding sequence ATGCCGCTGCACCAGGGTCCCGACCCCTCCCATCCCCAGCACGAGCGCCGACTCGCGCTCAACCCCTTCTTCGGAGAGGCCGACCCGGTCGGCGGCATGACCGAGGCCCCGCCGCGCCACCGCCTCCCCGACCGGCCGCTGCCCCCGATGAGCGCCTACCAGATCGTCCACGACGAGCTGATGCTCGACGGCAACTCCCGGCTCAACCTCGCCACCTTCGTCACCACCTGGATGGAACCCCAGGCCGGCGTCCTCATGGCCGAGTGCCGCGACAAGAACATGATCGACAAGGACGAGTACCCGCGCACCGCCGAACTGGAGCGCCGCTGCGTCGCCATGCTCGCCGACCTGTGGAACGCCCCGGACCCGGCCACCGCCGTCGGCTGCTCCACCACCGGCTCCAGCGAGGCCTGCATGCTCGCCGGCATGGCCCTCAAGCGCCGCTGGGCCAAGAGGAACGCCGACCGGTACGCGAGCGGCGCCCGCCCCAACCTGGTGATGGGCGTCAACGTCCAGGTCTGCTGGGAGAAGTTCTGCAACTTCTGGGAGGTCGAGGCCCGGCTCGTCCCCATGGAGGGCGACCGCTTCCACCTCGACGCCGAGTCCGCCGCCGCGCTCTGCGACGAGAACACCATCGGTGTCGTCGCCGTCCTCGGCTCCACCTTCGACGGCTCCTACGAACCCGTCGCCGAGATCTGCGCCACCCTGGACGCCCTCCAGCAACGCACCGGCCTCGACATCCCCGTCCACGTCGACGGTGCCTCCGGCGCCATGATCGCCCCCTTCCTCGACGAGGACCTCGTGTGGGACTTCCGGCTCCCCCGCGTCTCCTCGATCAACACCTCCGGCCACAAGTACGGCCTGGTCTACCCGGGCGTCGGCTGGGCGCTGTGGCGCTCGCCCGCCGAACTCCCCGAGGACCTCGTCTTCCGGGTCAACTACCTGGGCGGCGACATGCCCACCTTCGCCCTCAACTTCTCCCGGCCGGGCGCCCAGGTCGTCGCGCAGTACTACACCTTCCTGAGGCTCGGCCGGGAGGGCTACCGCGCGGTGCAGCAGACCTCCCGGGACGTGGCCCGGGGCCTCGCCGAACGCATCGAGGCCATGGGCGACTTCCAGCTCCTCACCCGGGGCGACCAGCTGCCCGTCTTCGCCTTCACCACCGCGCCCGACGTCACGTCCTTCGACGTCTTCGACGTCTCCCGGCGCCTGCGCGAAAAGGGCTGGCTGGTCCCCGCCTACACCTTCCCGGCCGACCGCGAGGACCTGTCCGTCCTGCGCGTCGTCTGCCGCAACGGCTTCTCCGCCGACCTCGCCGGGCTGTTCATCGAGGACCTGAGCCGGCTCCTGCCCGAACTCCGGCGCCAGCCCCACCCGTTCACCCACGACAAGGACGCCGCGACCTCCTTCCACCACTGA
- a CDS encoding sialidase family protein, with the protein MSVSPRPAGVFGAPPRLPSSPGLPGWAHSLGFARDGSGFALLADCVSEPAAPESGFCRQHVAVRDAGAKEWVLRRSPLPETRGTEGISANLLALGPGRALVEDGGGEPGARTWFTRDGGRSWRVGDRRTVGTIPEIPAGAVLTTDCAEPAGAGPDLCDRQRLVVVSPQDGRRRALARVPLLGAHPRPAEQPEPDGSWWVSGTDPLSGRAAVAVSRDAGRSWTVSRLPSPAAGPGRHTAVAVGRDAVYAAELGELTGGEPVKNPMRALHRSVDGGRTWQRMWTTGREREPRTLLGLPVPGPGGRVEIGGELSGYGSVDGGRTFVRLGDGGHFIRRTPLGLLREQAPCQYALTVDGVRWSEFRLACGDEVF; encoded by the coding sequence GTGTCGGTCTCCCCGCGGCCCGCGGGGGTGTTCGGGGCACCGCCCCGGCTGCCCTCCTCGCCGGGGCTGCCCGGTTGGGCGCACAGCCTGGGCTTCGCGCGGGACGGCAGCGGGTTCGCGCTGCTCGCCGACTGCGTGAGCGAGCCCGCCGCGCCGGAGAGCGGATTCTGCCGGCAGCACGTGGCCGTGCGGGACGCCGGGGCGAAGGAGTGGGTGCTGCGGCGGTCGCCGCTGCCCGAGACGCGGGGCACGGAGGGGATATCGGCGAACCTGCTGGCGCTCGGCCCGGGCCGGGCGCTGGTCGAGGACGGCGGCGGCGAGCCGGGGGCCAGGACCTGGTTCACGCGGGACGGCGGCCGGAGTTGGCGCGTGGGTGACCGGCGGACGGTCGGCACGATCCCGGAGATACCGGCGGGGGCGGTGCTCACCACCGACTGCGCCGAGCCCGCCGGGGCCGGGCCCGACCTGTGCGACCGGCAGCGGCTCGTCGTGGTCTCGCCGCAGGACGGACGGCGCAGGGCGCTGGCCCGGGTGCCGCTCCTCGGGGCGCACCCGCGGCCCGCGGAGCAGCCGGAGCCCGACGGGTCCTGGTGGGTGTCGGGGACGGACCCGCTCTCCGGGCGGGCGGCGGTCGCCGTCTCCCGGGACGCGGGCCGGAGCTGGACGGTGAGCCGGCTGCCGAGCCCCGCCGCCGGGCCCGGACGGCACACGGCGGTGGCGGTCGGCCGGGACGCGGTGTACGCGGCGGAGCTGGGGGAGTTGACGGGCGGCGAGCCCGTGAAGAACCCGATGCGGGCGCTGCACCGCTCCGTGGACGGCGGCCGGACGTGGCAGCGGATGTGGACCACGGGGCGGGAGCGGGAGCCCCGCACCCTGCTCGGTCTGCCGGTGCCGGGCCCCGGTGGCCGGGTGGAGATCGGCGGGGAGCTCTCCGGGTACGGGAGCGTGGACGGCGGACGGACCTTCGTCCGGCTCGGCGACGGCGGGCACTTCATCCGCCGCACCCCGCTGGGCCTGCTGCGGGAGCAGGCCCCCTGTCAGTACGCGCTGACCGTGGACGGGGTGCGGTGGTCGGAGTTCCGGCTGGCCTGCGGGGACGAGGTCTTCTGA
- a CDS encoding ABC transporter permease, whose amino-acid sequence MSAAYVVSDCWTMTRRELAHWARQPVQVLVGLVFPVMMLLMFGYLVGGGRAVDGDYVDYLVPGMLTLTMVFGLEGTMTAVTQDLNKGVIDRFRSMPMVDGAVLVGRATADMLQSAAGLLVMVGVGYAIGWRAHGGLGSTLGALGLLLLLRFAMLWIGIFLALVAGRAELVQAVQILVWPVGFLSNAFASPESMPGWLGTVVEWNPMSATATAVRELFGNPGGEPGHVMAAVVWPLVLLAVFFPLAVRKFGRLGR is encoded by the coding sequence ATGAGCGCCGCGTACGTGGTGAGCGACTGCTGGACGATGACCCGCCGCGAACTGGCCCACTGGGCGCGGCAGCCCGTGCAGGTCCTGGTCGGGCTCGTGTTCCCGGTGATGATGCTGCTGATGTTCGGCTACCTCGTCGGCGGCGGACGGGCCGTCGACGGCGACTACGTCGACTACCTGGTGCCGGGGATGCTCACGCTGACCATGGTCTTCGGGCTCGAAGGCACCATGACGGCGGTGACGCAGGACCTGAACAAGGGTGTCATCGACCGGTTCCGGTCGATGCCGATGGTCGACGGCGCGGTGCTGGTGGGGCGGGCGACCGCCGACATGCTCCAGTCGGCGGCCGGACTGCTCGTGATGGTGGGCGTGGGGTACGCGATCGGCTGGCGGGCGCACGGCGGGCTCGGGAGCACCCTGGGGGCACTGGGGCTGCTGCTCCTGCTGCGCTTCGCGATGCTGTGGATCGGGATCTTCCTCGCGCTGGTCGCGGGGCGGGCGGAGCTGGTCCAGGCGGTGCAGATCCTGGTCTGGCCCGTCGGCTTCCTCTCCAACGCCTTCGCCTCGCCGGAGTCGATGCCGGGCTGGCTCGGCACGGTCGTGGAGTGGAACCCGATGTCGGCGACCGCGACGGCGGTCCGCGAGCTCTTCGGCAATCCGGGCGGTGAGCCGGGACACGTCATGGCGGCGGTGGTGTGGCCGCTGGTGCTGCTGGCGGTCTTCTTCCCGCTGGCGGTACGGAAGTTCGGGCGGCTCGGAAGATAG
- a CDS encoding ATP-binding cassette domain-containing protein, giving the protein MDKDAILVEGARKRYGEKDALAGLDLAVGRGTVHGLLGPNGAGKTTTVRILATLLRHDEGLVRVAGHDVRTEAREVRRRIGLLGQHAALDEELGGRQNLEMFGRLHHLGARGAGVRADELLERFGLADTGRKPVGQYSGGMRRRLDLAASLITEPEVLFLDEPTTGLDPRGRGEVWDSVRSLVDGGTTVLLTTQYLEEADQLADRISVVDRGRVVADGTADELKARVGADRIDVVVRDAARLGEAAGLLRAAARTGVGAGAGARADVEVDVDVDADRRLLSAPVADRMASLTETVRALGEAGIEAEDIALRRPTLDEAFLRLTDRDAGREKEVAV; this is encoded by the coding sequence ATGGACAAGGACGCGATCCTCGTGGAGGGCGCACGGAAGCGGTACGGGGAGAAGGACGCCCTGGCCGGGCTCGACCTGGCCGTGGGCCGCGGCACCGTCCACGGCCTGCTGGGCCCCAACGGCGCGGGAAAGACCACGACGGTACGGATCCTGGCCACCCTGCTGCGCCACGACGAGGGCCTGGTGCGGGTCGCGGGTCACGACGTACGGACCGAGGCGCGGGAGGTGCGGCGGCGGATCGGGCTGCTCGGACAGCACGCCGCCCTCGACGAGGAGCTGGGCGGCCGGCAGAACCTGGAGATGTTCGGCAGGCTCCACCACCTGGGCGCGCGGGGCGCGGGGGTGCGGGCCGACGAGCTCCTGGAGCGCTTCGGCCTCGCCGACACCGGCCGCAAGCCCGTCGGGCAGTACAGCGGCGGGATGCGGCGGCGGCTCGACCTGGCCGCCTCGCTGATCACCGAGCCCGAGGTGCTCTTCCTCGACGAGCCGACGACCGGGCTCGACCCGCGCGGCCGGGGCGAGGTCTGGGACTCGGTGCGCTCCCTGGTCGACGGCGGTACGACGGTCCTGCTCACCACCCAGTACCTGGAGGAGGCCGATCAGCTCGCCGACCGGATCTCGGTCGTGGACCGGGGGCGGGTCGTCGCCGACGGCACGGCCGACGAGCTCAAGGCACGGGTCGGGGCGGACCGCATCGACGTGGTCGTACGGGACGCGGCACGGCTCGGCGAGGCGGCCGGGCTGCTGCGGGCGGCGGCGCGGACGGGCGTGGGCGCGGGTGCGGGCGCGCGTGCGGACGTGGAAGTGGATGTGGATGTGGACGCCGACCGGCGGCTGCTCAGCGCGCCGGTGGCGGACCGGATGGCCTCGCTCACCGAGACCGTCCGGGCCCTCGGGGAGGCCGGGATCGAGGCGGAGGACATAGCCCTGCGGCGGCCGACGCTGGACGAGGCGTTCCTGCGGCTGACGGACCGGGATGCCGGTCGGGAGAAGGAGGTGGCGGTATGA
- a CDS encoding PadR family transcriptional regulator, translating to MSAIRLLVLGAVKQHGRAHGYQVRNDLEYWGAHEWSHAKPGSIYHALKQMAKQGLLHAHEIAPSAVGGPPRVEYELTEQGLEEYFTLLREALTTYDQKMDVLSAGIGFIVDLPREEAAELLRRRVRALDEWRAAVTGYYTPEGGPGQLGHIGEIMHLWVHSADAGKEWTLGLIDRIEGGAYVFAGEGDPFVGVLAEGEENPFATGPTE from the coding sequence ATGTCGGCGATCCGGCTGCTCGTCCTGGGCGCGGTGAAGCAGCACGGCCGCGCCCACGGCTACCAGGTGCGCAACGACCTGGAGTACTGGGGCGCGCACGAGTGGTCCCACGCCAAGCCCGGCTCGATCTACCACGCGCTCAAACAGATGGCGAAGCAGGGACTGCTGCACGCCCACGAGATCGCGCCGAGCGCGGTCGGCGGGCCGCCGCGCGTCGAGTACGAGCTGACGGAGCAGGGCCTGGAGGAGTACTTCACGCTCCTGCGTGAGGCCCTGACCACGTACGACCAGAAGATGGACGTCCTGTCGGCGGGCATCGGCTTCATCGTGGACCTCCCCCGGGAGGAGGCGGCGGAGCTGCTGCGCCGGCGGGTGCGGGCGCTCGACGAGTGGCGGGCGGCGGTCACCGGGTACTACACGCCCGAGGGCGGCCCGGGGCAGCTCGGGCACATCGGCGAGATCATGCACCTCTGGGTCCACTCGGCGGACGCGGGCAAGGAGTGGACGCTCGGCCTGATCGACCGGATCGAGGGCGGGGCGTACGTGTTCGCGGGCGAGGGTGATCCCTTCGTGGGCGTGCTCGCCGAGGGCGAGGAGAACCCGTTCGCGACGGGACCCACCGAGTAA
- a CDS encoding DinB family protein: MVALVPTEAHGDERGALLNFIEAQRAAVRRSLLNLTEEQAASRPSASELTLSGLLKHVAEVELNWLRLAQQRPNEKQRTQETWGEGFTLVGDETVPQIVAFWAGVAKETEDFARSVPSLDDTFPLPEAPWFPKDGRVSIRWMLLHLVQETGRHAGHADVIRESLDGKTSFALIAEEGGH, from the coding sequence ATGGTCGCTCTCGTTCCCACCGAGGCCCACGGCGACGAGCGCGGTGCGCTCCTCAACTTCATCGAGGCCCAGCGCGCCGCGGTCCGCCGCTCGCTCCTCAACCTCACCGAGGAGCAGGCGGCGAGCCGCCCCAGCGCCAGCGAGCTGACCCTGTCCGGCCTGCTCAAGCACGTCGCCGAGGTGGAGCTGAACTGGCTCCGCCTCGCCCAGCAGCGGCCGAACGAGAAGCAGCGCACCCAGGAGACCTGGGGTGAGGGCTTCACGCTCGTCGGGGACGAGACGGTCCCGCAGATCGTCGCGTTCTGGGCGGGCGTGGCGAAGGAGACCGAGGACTTCGCCCGCTCCGTGCCGAGCCTGGACGACACCTTCCCGCTGCCGGAGGCGCCCTGGTTCCCGAAGGACGGCCGGGTGTCGATCCGCTGGATGCTGCTCCACCTGGTCCAGGAGACGGGCCGGCACGCGGGGCACGCGGACGTCATCCGCGAGTCCCTGGACGGCAAGACCTCCTTCGCGCTGATCGCGGAGGAGGGCGGGCACTGA